In the genome of Novipirellula artificiosorum, the window ATTAGTACCAATAAACACTGCTTTTTGTTGGCATCATCTTCAAGGCGAACCTTCGCATAAATGCCATCAGCCCAAACGTAAACGTATTGCTTGCCCGTCAAATCACGCTTACTCCAGTGTTCGTATTCAACGCACCATTGCTCTTTGAGCCGAACGACGACGTTTGCACTAAGCCCCTTAGCTCGCTCGCCAACAAGCGACTGAAGGGCCTCCGCAAAGTCGCCTGTCGAAATTCCTTTAAGGTAAAGCCATGGAATCAATTCTTCGATCGCCTGAGTTTTGCGAAGGTAAGCTGGCAAGACGCTCGGACTGAAAGTGACTCGCTTGTCTGGATCAGCAGTATTGTCACGAACACGACCTTGAGTGACGGGGATCGCTCCAGCGCCCGTCAGGATCTCACGTTCGGGGAGACTGCCATTTTTCACGACAAGCCGCCGGCCACGTTCGTCACGGCGGTTGCCGTGTTGTGCGAGAAAATCTTCCACTTCGGCGTCAATCGCGGCCTGAAGCATTTTGCGGGCACCTTCACGGACTAGTTCGTCCAGTGGACTTCTCTCGTCGAACTGAGCTCGGAAAGAGATCACTTCCGGATCGAGCGGCTCGTCCACTGGTAAAGCGGTTCGTTCTGTTTTAACTTGGTTCATGGCGTATTCCTTTGCCCACTTCGGGCCGTTGGAGGGTTCAAGTTCCAACAGGATGCGCCACCTTTTTTATTCTTTCAAGAACACAACTTTTGATAATATCTCGTTGAGAGAATTATGAAGAACCAAAGTAGATTTGTCCCAAAGGCAACCGCAGTGTTGTTTGGAATGCTGCTGGCGCTGGTTGCGTTCGCGGACACCGCGGTCGCTGGCGACCTGAGCATCGACGCGCTGAAACAGCGGTTCGCGTCGCCACCGGCGAACGCGGGCACCACGACGCTCTGGTGGCTGAACGGCAAGTTGACGAAGAAGGAAATCCGCGAGCAAATGCTCAACCTCCGCGACCGCGACGGCTTCGGCGGGGTCGCACCGCTGACGCTGTTCCGCATGAAACCGGCGACCGAGCCGGCGTATTTGACGGACGAGTATTTCGAGATGTATGGCTGCATCCTCGACACCGCGAAGGAACTCGGCATGACGGTCGTGTTCTACGACGACTGTGACTTCCCGTCCGGGACGGCTGGCAAACGGATGGCGGAACAGTATCCCGACGATCTGATGAAATATCTCGCCCGCGCAACGGCAACTGTCGAAGGCCCGCGCGAGGTGGAGTTGCCGGTGGCCTCCGGAAAACTCATGAGCGTGGTCGCAAGGAACCTCGACACGGGCGAACGGCGAGTGGTGACCGCGGCAGCGAAGTCGGGCGGAGCAGCGTCCCCGTGCATTGGCGGCAGCGCGGGTTTCCGTCAGCCGCCGGAAGAAGAAGGACGCTACGAGTTCTTCCGCGTGCTGGACGAGAGCGGCCGGTTGTTGTTCGAGGATCGGTTCGACGGCAAGCTGAACAGCGCATGGGAAACGCCGGGAGCGTCGCGAGTCGAAAAGGACGGCCTGCACGCGACGGATTGCCAGCCGATGTGGGCGCGAGACCTGAAGCTGCCCGCGAAGTTCACCATCGAGACCCGGCTGACCATCGTCCGCTCGGCGGCGGCCCTCGCGTTCGGCATCAAGAGTGCCGAAGACTTGATGTTCTGGCAGTTCAACGCCCGCCTGAAAGCGATCCGGCCGCACATCAAGCAGGGCAGCCACCGGACGCTTGAGAGCGTGCCGTTCCCGTTCGAGTCGAACCGTGCCTACGACGTGCGGTTGGTCGTGGACGGTGAAACTGTCGCGACGTGGATTGATGGGAAGCTCGTGGCGACGCACAAGGTGACCACAACCGGCTCGGCCGTGCGCTGGGCGGTGCCGGCGGGCCGCTGGGAAGTGCAGGCATTCGTCTGCGCCACCGCGCCAGCCAAGCGATTCGTGGACTGCCTTGATCCGCAGGCGATGGCGAAGTTCATCGGGCTGACCTACGACCGCTTTGCGCAGAGATTTCCCGCGCACTTCGGCTCCACCATCCGCATGACGTTCTACGACGACCTCTCGACCTATCACGTCCCCGACTGCCTGATGTGGTCTCCCGAGTTCAACGAAGAGTTTCAGGCGCGCTTCGGCCGCTCGCCGGAGCCGCTTTATCCCGCGCTGTGGGAAGACATCGGCCCCGACACCGCCGCCGCGCGCGCCAGCCTCTACGCTTTGCGCAACGAACTTTTCGCCGCCGGCTATCCGCGCGCCGTGCAGGAATGGTGCGACCGGCGCGGCATGAAATGCTCCGGCCACCCGGCCGCCTCCTATCGCGCCAACCCGCTTCAGTCGCCCGGCGACGCGATCCTCTTCTACAAATACCAGGGCGCGCCGCTGACCGATTACATCCACTATTTCGACCATGGCGTGGACGGCTTCAAGATTCCCGCGTCGGCCGCCTATAACTTCGACCGGCCCGAAGTCGTTTGCGAAATCTACGGCAATTTCCACCAGAAAATGCCGAACGATTCGAACATGCTCTACCGCGCCGGCATGGAGGTCTATGCGCGGGGGATCAACTACCTGCTGCCCCACGGCACTTGGTGGGACCCCGCCAAGATGCGGATCGTGCCGGAGATTTCGTGGCGTAACCCAGAGATCGGCCCCGAACTGCGGCATTACAACCAGTGGGCGGCCCGCTGCGAGTCCCTGCTGCGCGCTGGCCGGCACGCCGCGGATATCGGCGTGCTGTATCCGATTGATGACCTCGCCGCGCGCTACCACGTGGGCCTCCTCCCGTTTACGCACGGCAAGGACCCGATACCGGGCACCGACTACTATGAGCTTTCGCGGCTGCTGACCGGTGAGATTCGCAGGGACTTCACTTTCCTGCACCCGGAAGTTGTGGACGCACGCTGCCGGGTCGAGGGCCGCGAGTTCGTTCTGGACAACCCGAACAATTGGGAACGTTACCGCGTTCTGATCCTACCCGCGTGCCGCACCATCCGCGCCAGCAACCTGAAAAAGGCATACGACTTTCTGGCTGCGGGAGGAAAAGTCATTGCGACAACCTGCCTGCCGGAGCAGTCCGCGGAATTCGGGCACGACGAGGAGGTGCGGCACATGGCGAAGGAAATGTTCGGCCCCGGCGGCAAGGGCGTCTTTGTCCCGACGCCAAACGAAACCACGCTCCAGCAGGCGCTGGACGGTCTTGGTTTCGCGTGGGACGTGCGAATTACCCAGGCGACCGACATCCCGCGCACCTATCGCAAGGCTCACGACTACGGCGGCAATCTCCAGAATGACCCCGACGCCTACGAAGGCGGCAACCGCCTGTTCGCCTACCTTCATCGTTCCGTGCCGGGCGCGGAGGTTTACTTCTTCCCCAACGCGAGCGGCTTGACCGTGTCGGCAGACGTGGAGTTGCGCGGCCAACTCAAGCTCGAAACGTGGAACCCGCACTCCGGGGTGATTCAGCCGCTTGATTCTGCCTTGACGCAAACGCACGGCCAGCCCGTGACGAAATTCAAACTCTCCCTGCCGACGCTTCGTAGCGTCTTCGTCGTTGGCAAACCTCAGAGCAAATGATCATTCTCGATGAAGAAACACAGCCACACTGCCGGCAAACTCGAGAAACTCAGCAAGCTGTTGCAGATGGAAGTGGCGAAAGTGTGTTGAGGAAAGTGTATGAAAAGAAGAATGCTGCAAACCAAGCTGACTGCAGCGTTGTTCGCCCTGCTGCTCGCGCTGCTGGCCGCGCTGCCCGTCGCCGCCGGTCACACCGCGCCACGACCCAACATTGTACTCATCCTGGCCGATGATTTGGGTTGTGGCGATATGAGCCTT includes:
- a CDS encoding glycosyl hydrolase → MKNQSRFVPKATAVLFGMLLALVAFADTAVAGDLSIDALKQRFASPPANAGTTTLWWLNGKLTKKEIREQMLNLRDRDGFGGVAPLTLFRMKPATEPAYLTDEYFEMYGCILDTAKELGMTVVFYDDCDFPSGTAGKRMAEQYPDDLMKYLARATATVEGPREVELPVASGKLMSVVARNLDTGERRVVTAAAKSGGAASPCIGGSAGFRQPPEEEGRYEFFRVLDESGRLLFEDRFDGKLNSAWETPGASRVEKDGLHATDCQPMWARDLKLPAKFTIETRLTIVRSAAALAFGIKSAEDLMFWQFNARLKAIRPHIKQGSHRTLESVPFPFESNRAYDVRLVVDGETVATWIDGKLVATHKVTTTGSAVRWAVPAGRWEVQAFVCATAPAKRFVDCLDPQAMAKFIGLTYDRFAQRFPAHFGSTIRMTFYDDLSTYHVPDCLMWSPEFNEEFQARFGRSPEPLYPALWEDIGPDTAAARASLYALRNELFAAGYPRAVQEWCDRRGMKCSGHPAASYRANPLQSPGDAILFYKYQGAPLTDYIHYFDHGVDGFKIPASAAYNFDRPEVVCEIYGNFHQKMPNDSNMLYRAGMEVYARGINYLLPHGTWWDPAKMRIVPEISWRNPEIGPELRHYNQWAARCESLLRAGRHAADIGVLYPIDDLAARYHVGLLPFTHGKDPIPGTDYYELSRLLTGEIRRDFTFLHPEVVDARCRVEGREFVLDNPNNWERYRVLILPACRTIRASNLKKAYDFLAAGGKVIATTCLPEQSAEFGHDEEVRHMAKEMFGPGGKGVFVPTPNETTLQQALDGLGFAWDVRITQATDIPRTYRKAHDYGGNLQNDPDAYEGGNRLFAYLHRSVPGAEVYFFPNASGLTVSADVELRGQLKLETWNPHSGVIQPLDSALTQTHGQPVTKFKLSLPTLRSVFVVGKPQSK